A part of Terriglobus roseus genomic DNA contains:
- a CDS encoding beta-L-arabinofuranosidase domain-containing protein has protein sequence MLPSAFAQTQDQAQKLAPTAFQPLPLGEIKPTGWLRRQLQVQADGMGGHLDEFWPDLSNNSGWLGGTGESWERGPYFLDGLYPLAVLLDDPKLKAKANRWVEWTLTHQQPNGMIGPASNNDWWPRMVMVKVLIQHYEATGDKRVPELLTKYFHHQLAELPTRPLQSWGLYRWQDAAYGVQWLYDQTHDPELPKLAALLQKQGFDWETEFRHFPFEQATDKTILGPQGFDSPLPDRAMQAHGVNNGMALKTAAVQYRSNGKPEEHANFTYQLATLDKYHGLPNGMFSCDEHLAGPNPVQGTELCTVVDTMFSLEVALATFGDAAIADRIEKIAYNALPGTFTDDMWAHQYDQQPNQVQCSLNSKPWSTNGPESNLYGLEPHFGCCTANFHQGWPKFAASLAMRTPDDGLAITLYAPCEIKTKVRDTPVHITVETEYPFRDTVRITINTDKPVQFPLHLRGPAWTDAATATIAGQSTPLKPAAFTPITSEWKSGDTITLKLPMQPRATRWFHNSLAIERGPLLFSLDPGQSWMKLRDRKPTADWQVFPTGPWNYALAADESTIPKLKVEEKPIGDHPFATATPAVTISVQAHQIDRWRSTDGVANPLPESPLAGKDLASARPQETITLVPYAGAKLRISAFPQIRT, from the coding sequence ATGCTCCCCAGCGCCTTCGCCCAAACGCAGGACCAGGCGCAAAAGCTGGCCCCCACAGCCTTCCAGCCGCTCCCCCTGGGCGAAATCAAGCCCACCGGCTGGCTCCGCCGCCAACTCCAGGTCCAGGCCGATGGCATGGGCGGCCACCTCGACGAATTCTGGCCCGACCTCAGCAACAACAGCGGTTGGCTCGGCGGCACCGGCGAAAGCTGGGAGCGCGGCCCCTACTTCCTCGACGGCCTCTACCCCCTCGCCGTCCTCCTTGATGACCCCAAGCTCAAAGCCAAGGCCAACCGCTGGGTCGAATGGACACTCACCCACCAGCAACCCAACGGCATGATCGGCCCCGCCAGCAACAACGACTGGTGGCCCCGCATGGTCATGGTCAAAGTCCTCATCCAGCACTACGAAGCCACCGGCGACAAGCGTGTCCCCGAACTCCTCACCAAATACTTCCATCACCAGCTCGCCGAACTCCCCACCCGCCCACTGCAAAGCTGGGGACTCTACCGCTGGCAGGACGCAGCCTACGGCGTCCAGTGGCTCTACGACCAGACCCACGACCCCGAACTCCCCAAACTTGCCGCCCTCCTGCAAAAGCAGGGCTTTGATTGGGAGACCGAGTTCCGTCACTTCCCCTTCGAGCAAGCCACGGACAAAACCATCCTCGGCCCGCAGGGCTTTGACTCGCCGCTGCCCGACCGCGCCATGCAGGCCCACGGCGTCAACAACGGCATGGCCCTCAAGACGGCCGCCGTCCAGTACCGCTCCAACGGCAAGCCCGAAGAACACGCCAACTTCACCTATCAGCTCGCCACGCTGGACAAGTACCACGGCCTACCCAACGGCATGTTCAGTTGCGACGAACACCTCGCCGGCCCCAATCCCGTCCAGGGCACCGAACTCTGCACCGTGGTCGACACCATGTTCTCGCTGGAAGTCGCCCTGGCCACCTTCGGCGACGCCGCCATCGCAGACCGCATCGAGAAGATCGCCTACAACGCCCTGCCCGGAACATTCACGGACGACATGTGGGCACACCAGTACGACCAGCAACCCAACCAGGTCCAGTGCAGCCTCAACAGCAAACCCTGGAGCACCAACGGCCCCGAATCCAACCTATACGGCCTCGAACCGCACTTCGGTTGCTGCACAGCCAACTTCCACCAAGGCTGGCCCAAATTCGCCGCCAGCCTCGCCATGCGCACACCAGACGACGGCCTGGCCATCACCCTCTACGCGCCGTGCGAAATCAAAACCAAGGTCCGCGATACGCCCGTCCACATCACGGTAGAAACCGAATACCCCTTCCGCGACACCGTCCGCATCACCATCAACACCGACAAACCTGTTCAATTCCCGCTGCATCTCCGCGGCCCCGCATGGACGGATGCAGCGACGGCAACCATCGCAGGCCAATCCACCCCACTCAAACCTGCAGCCTTCACGCCCATCACGAGCGAATGGAAATCCGGCGACACCATCACCCTCAAGCTGCCCATGCAGCCCCGAGCCACCCGCTGGTTCCACAACTCATTGGCAATCGAACGCGGCCCGCTACTCTTCTCACTCGACCCCGGCCAAAGCTGGATGAAACTCCGCGACCGCAAACCCACCGCCGACTGGCAAGTCTTCCCCACCGGCCCCTGGAACTACGCACTAGCCGCAGACGAATCCACGATTCCAAAACTCAAAGTAGAAGAGAAACCAATCGGCGATCACCCATTCGCCACCGCAACACCCGCTGTAACGATCAGCGTCCAAGCCCATCAGATAGACCGCTGGCGCAGCACCGACGGAGTAGCCAACCCACTCCCAGAAAGCCCACTCGCAGGCAAAGACCTGGCCAGCGCCCGCCCACAAGAAACCATCACACTAGTCCCCTACGCAGGAGCCAAACTCCGCATCTCCGCCTTCCCACAAATCAGGACGTAA
- a CDS encoding PQQ-binding-like beta-propeller repeat protein: MRHIIAASLVLLPFAAHAQNASDWPSYNRTLNGQRFAPQTEITPANAANLKELCRYDLKLQSSFQTGPVVVNGTMYITTAHDTIAIDANTCAEKWRAHDDYTMAIPNDTNRGVAFADGRVFRGTQDARLLAYDAASGKKLWDISLGDPKHLETTSAAVLAWKGMVFTGNAGSSRMPTKGRMYGIDAATGKIIWEQYMVPRSADDKSRGPAAPAPKVKGTADEGGTPWTAFTLDEATGTLYVPGGDPISTEDAAFSVALDAKSGAVKQTYLPVKHDFHDWEVSAAPLLYSINGKAMVASATKDGRIYAGDIKTGKPAWTANATTVSNETAPLTATGPHVCPGTLGGNEWSNPAYSPATKLIYNGAVDWCATLTSTNTPKPKITFDAPTQATGWVKAFNPATGKEAWSFRTPAPVVGGITPTAGNLIFAGDLGGTLYAFNAKTGDIAWKTATGGAIGGGVISYAIAGKQRIAVTSGMKSNTWPMASGSASIVVYGLK; the protein is encoded by the coding sequence ATGCGTCACATCATCGCAGCCAGCCTCGTCCTTCTGCCCTTCGCCGCGCACGCACAAAACGCATCCGACTGGCCCAGCTACAACCGCACGCTCAACGGCCAGCGCTTCGCCCCGCAGACTGAGATCACACCGGCAAACGCAGCCAACCTGAAAGAACTCTGCCGCTACGACCTCAAACTACAGAGCAGCTTCCAGACCGGCCCCGTCGTGGTGAACGGCACCATGTACATCACCACCGCACACGACACCATTGCCATCGACGCAAACACCTGCGCTGAAAAATGGCGCGCGCACGACGACTACACCATGGCCATCCCTAACGACACCAACCGTGGCGTTGCTTTCGCCGATGGCCGCGTCTTCCGCGGCACACAGGACGCGCGCCTGCTCGCTTACGACGCCGCCTCCGGCAAGAAACTCTGGGACATCTCCCTCGGCGACCCCAAGCACCTTGAAACCACCTCCGCCGCAGTCCTCGCTTGGAAGGGCATGGTCTTCACCGGCAACGCAGGCAGCAGCCGCATGCCCACCAAGGGCCGCATGTACGGCATCGACGCCGCCACCGGCAAGATCATCTGGGAGCAGTACATGGTGCCGCGCTCCGCAGACGATAAGTCACGCGGCCCCGCAGCCCCCGCACCCAAAGTGAAGGGCACCGCTGACGAAGGCGGCACACCCTGGACCGCCTTCACACTCGACGAAGCCACCGGCACGCTCTACGTTCCCGGCGGCGACCCCATCAGCACCGAAGACGCTGCCTTCTCCGTAGCGCTCGATGCGAAGAGCGGCGCCGTTAAACAAACCTATCTCCCCGTGAAGCATGACTTCCACGATTGGGAAGTCTCCGCGGCTCCGCTGCTCTACTCCATCAACGGCAAAGCCATGGTCGCCTCCGCCACCAAGGACGGCCGCATCTACGCAGGCGACATCAAGACTGGCAAACCCGCATGGACAGCGAACGCCACAACAGTAAGTAACGAGACCGCACCGCTCACCGCCACCGGCCCGCACGTCTGCCCCGGCACACTCGGCGGCAATGAATGGAGCAACCCCGCTTACTCGCCCGCGACCAAGCTCATCTACAACGGAGCCGTTGATTGGTGCGCCACACTCACCAGCACCAACACACCGAAACCAAAGATCACCTTTGACGCACCCACACAAGCCACCGGCTGGGTCAAAGCATTCAACCCGGCAACGGGTAAAGAAGCATGGAGCTTCCGCACACCTGCACCCGTCGTAGGCGGCATAACACCCACCGCAGGCAATCTCATCTTCGCAGGTGACCTCGGCGGCACTCTCTATGCCTTCAACGCTAAGACCGGCGACATCGCATGGAAGACGGCCACGGGCGGCGCAATCGGCGGCGGCGTCATCAGCTACGCCATCGCAGGCAAACAACGCATCGCCGTAACCTCCGGCATGAAATCCAACACCTGGCCCATGGCCTCAGGCTCGGCTTCCATCGTCGTCTACGGCCTCAAGTAG
- a CDS encoding SRPBCC family protein has protein sequence MANETERMTITRVFDAPRELVWKAWTDPKYVVQWWGPKGFTTTACKIDFRVGGKALFCTKSPEGQEFWNGIEYLEIVPYEKIVSLMYFADVDGNKIDPAQLGIEHEAIEGAYDMTLFEDLGDGTTKLTFIGNEPMKDAAESGQLEGWMETLDKLADVVAELV, from the coding sequence ATGGCAAATGAAACAGAGCGGATGACCATTACGCGCGTGTTTGATGCTCCGCGCGAGTTGGTTTGGAAGGCTTGGACAGACCCGAAGTATGTTGTGCAGTGGTGGGGGCCGAAGGGATTTACGACGACTGCATGCAAGATCGATTTTCGCGTGGGAGGGAAGGCGCTCTTCTGCACGAAGTCGCCGGAAGGGCAAGAGTTCTGGAACGGGATTGAGTATTTGGAGATTGTGCCGTACGAGAAGATCGTCTCGCTTATGTACTTTGCTGATGTGGACGGGAACAAGATTGATCCCGCGCAACTGGGAATAGAGCATGAGGCAATTGAAGGGGCGTACGACATGACTCTGTTTGAGGATCTTGGAGACGGTACGACGAAGCTCACCTTTATTGGCAATGAGCCGATGAAGGACGCGGCAGAGAGCGGTCAGCTTGAGGGCTGGATGGAGACTCTGGACAAACTTGCTGACGTTGTCGCGGAGTTGGTTTAA
- a CDS encoding Rne/Rng family ribonuclease yields MSKEIYISTTPHETRLAIVEDEQLAEIYYERENEYTLAGSIYNGKVTRVLPGMQSAFVDIGLERDAFLYVTDFMEEQGDSADFDSSESNGGGGGGRRGGRERGGRERGGRDRERGGERRQASDASAETESTVSFDEPIAPSPTEGVGTIDAEGTGGSRRWRGRRGRRRGRGRGESPEVTATTADDTESVTIEGGYDEDEETTSLNAADETSAIEIDLSAEAEAPTQGYNPSQGRERGRKDDRRGGRGGRDRRGRNGGRDRDRGERNSRPAEAPLYDNSYAGYDAPEDLLPESTGEPIVLPGESIRKYRDPAEVAAEEEEARKNAPPKAEVVTVSTPSIEIVGWDGGSVLPGETLSRHKNRAPKVVAPAVAEAPEPALSPEVEEALSADAGAAFDDVPVAPVVEDAEPVAPEAEFEVAPVTEVVEVTEPVEYEPSEGESVSVKDETRRDLRRFEQEPDKPEISAEAEAIIEAETDAIGESTEEVEYVTAAEPAETVAAEEAIETGAETDPTTYDLHAEAETVAEPNFAAEPNFSTLQASGELLSVTAGVEEQGVSPIAQQDIYEPATPVAVEGAVQSVTLAEAETTPEPVESEEEFQPQIHAYGDGDFHEEEIDEEDEFEYEALTGHADDEEDEYEEETLEGSSDLGGVLHEMHLDREVQTEEFDEEEDASGGFTEADFAGGDEEEEEEPSESSTSEPKPERNERSRRGGRDRRGGRNSGGDRGRGRRQSVQTQDLPAINELLKPGQEILVQIAKEPIAKKGARITSHIALPGRFLVFMPTVNHTGVSRKISSDDERRRLKSILLSEKGDAQGGFIVRTAADGASEEELRTDLRFLIQIWTDIKQRSESSKSPALIYHDLNLVERILRDQVTDNFSAIWVDTEQEYERVLRFLQRFQPSLVRRVKLYTKETPVFEHFGITQEIDKALKSKVWLKSGGSIVINQTEALVAIDINTGKYVGKTARLEDTIVKTNLDAIPEIVRQIRLRDLGGIIVIDFIDMDDRKNRAKVLQALEDEMKTDRAPSKILPFNDFGLVIMTRKRVKQSLERTLCIPDPITEGTGMIKSPITVANEIYVEMRKMHRHLEKQDVLLRVHPEVVKTLKLNNAKRLVELEEMTRKTILLKSDPSLSPEAFDIH; encoded by the coding sequence ATGTCGAAGGAAATTTATATCTCCACAACGCCGCATGAGACGCGGCTGGCCATCGTCGAAGACGAGCAACTGGCGGAGATTTACTACGAACGCGAGAACGAATACACACTCGCAGGCTCCATTTACAACGGAAAAGTGACCCGCGTGCTGCCAGGCATGCAGTCGGCGTTTGTCGACATTGGCCTGGAGCGCGATGCCTTCCTGTATGTCACCGACTTCATGGAAGAGCAGGGTGACTCCGCAGATTTCGATTCCAGCGAAAGCAACGGTGGCGGCGGTGGTGGTCGTCGTGGCGGACGCGAGCGCGGTGGTCGTGAACGCGGCGGACGGGATCGTGAGCGTGGTGGCGAGCGTCGCCAGGCTTCGGATGCTTCTGCAGAGACCGAAAGCACTGTTTCTTTTGATGAGCCGATTGCACCTTCGCCGACTGAAGGCGTGGGCACGATTGATGCAGAGGGGACGGGTGGCAGCCGACGGTGGCGTGGACGTCGCGGACGTCGTCGCGGTCGTGGTCGCGGTGAATCGCCTGAGGTTACGGCAACGACTGCGGATGATACCGAGTCGGTGACGATTGAAGGCGGTTACGACGAGGACGAAGAGACGACCTCGTTGAATGCTGCTGATGAAACCAGCGCTATTGAGATTGATCTTTCTGCTGAGGCTGAAGCGCCGACGCAGGGTTATAACCCGAGCCAGGGCCGTGAGCGCGGTCGTAAGGATGATCGTCGCGGTGGCCGTGGTGGACGGGATCGTCGTGGACGTAACGGTGGGCGTGACCGCGATCGTGGTGAACGTAACAGCCGTCCGGCAGAGGCTCCGCTGTATGACAACAGCTATGCGGGATACGATGCACCGGAGGACCTGCTGCCGGAGTCGACGGGTGAGCCGATTGTGCTGCCCGGAGAGTCGATCCGTAAGTATCGTGACCCTGCCGAAGTAGCCGCGGAAGAAGAAGAGGCACGGAAGAACGCGCCGCCGAAGGCTGAGGTGGTGACGGTTTCTACGCCGTCGATTGAGATTGTGGGTTGGGATGGTGGTTCGGTGTTGCCGGGCGAGACGCTGTCGCGCCATAAGAATCGTGCGCCGAAGGTTGTTGCTCCTGCAGTTGCAGAAGCTCCGGAACCCGCGCTTTCGCCGGAGGTGGAAGAGGCGCTGAGTGCTGATGCTGGCGCGGCCTTCGATGATGTGCCGGTTGCTCCTGTTGTGGAAGATGCGGAGCCGGTGGCACCTGAGGCCGAGTTTGAAGTGGCCCCGGTGACCGAGGTTGTTGAGGTCACTGAGCCGGTTGAGTATGAGCCTTCTGAAGGCGAGAGCGTGAGTGTGAAGGATGAGACTCGCCGCGATCTTCGCCGCTTTGAGCAGGAGCCAGATAAGCCAGAGATTTCTGCAGAGGCGGAAGCCATCATCGAAGCCGAGACGGATGCGATTGGCGAGAGCACTGAAGAAGTTGAGTATGTAACGGCGGCAGAGCCTGCGGAGACAGTGGCTGCAGAAGAGGCCATTGAAACGGGTGCGGAGACTGACCCGACTACTTATGATCTGCATGCTGAAGCGGAGACTGTTGCGGAGCCGAATTTCGCTGCTGAACCTAACTTCTCTACGCTGCAGGCTTCGGGCGAGTTGTTGTCAGTTACTGCTGGTGTGGAAGAGCAGGGTGTATCGCCGATTGCGCAGCAGGATATCTATGAGCCTGCAACGCCGGTCGCGGTTGAAGGTGCAGTGCAGTCTGTGACGCTGGCTGAGGCAGAGACCACGCCGGAACCGGTGGAGTCTGAAGAAGAGTTCCAGCCGCAGATTCATGCGTATGGCGATGGCGACTTCCACGAAGAAGAGATCGACGAGGAAGATGAGTTCGAGTACGAAGCTCTGACTGGCCACGCAGACGACGAAGAAGACGAGTACGAAGAAGAGACGCTGGAGGGTTCGTCGGATCTGGGCGGTGTGTTGCACGAGATGCACCTGGACCGGGAAGTACAGACCGAAGAGTTTGACGAGGAAGAGGATGCCAGCGGTGGATTCACCGAGGCTGACTTTGCCGGTGGTGATGAGGAAGAAGAGGAAGAGCCTTCCGAGTCTTCGACCAGTGAACCGAAACCGGAACGCAACGAGCGCAGCCGTCGTGGTGGACGTGATCGTCGCGGAGGTCGCAACAGTGGTGGCGATCGTGGACGTGGGCGTCGTCAGTCAGTGCAGACGCAGGACCTGCCGGCGATCAACGAATTGCTGAAGCCGGGTCAGGAGATTCTGGTTCAGATTGCGAAGGAGCCGATTGCAAAGAAGGGTGCGCGTATTACTTCGCACATCGCTTTGCCGGGACGCTTCCTTGTCTTCATGCCGACGGTGAATCACACGGGCGTGTCGCGCAAGATTTCATCGGATGACGAACGTCGTCGTTTGAAGTCGATTCTGTTGTCTGAAAAGGGCGATGCGCAGGGTGGATTCATTGTGCGTACCGCTGCGGATGGTGCGAGCGAAGAAGAGCTGCGTACCGATCTGCGCTTCCTGATCCAGATCTGGACTGACATTAAACAGCGGTCGGAGTCTTCGAAGTCGCCTGCGCTGATCTATCACGATCTGAATCTTGTCGAGCGTATTCTGCGCGATCAGGTGACGGACAACTTCTCTGCGATCTGGGTGGATACGGAGCAGGAGTATGAGCGTGTATTGCGCTTCCTGCAGCGCTTCCAGCCGTCGCTGGTGCGTCGTGTGAAGTTGTACACGAAGGAGACGCCGGTCTTTGAACACTTCGGCATTACGCAGGAGATTGATAAGGCGCTGAAGTCGAAGGTGTGGCTGAAGTCGGGTGGATCGATTGTGATCAACCAGACGGAAGCGCTGGTGGCTATCGACATCAACACCGGTAAGTATGTTGGTAAGACGGCTCGTCTGGAAGACACGATTGTGAAGACGAACCTGGATGCGATTCCGGAGATTGTGCGTCAGATTCGTCTGCGCGATCTGGGCGGCATCATTGTGATCGACTTCATCGACATGGATGACCGTAAAAATCGTGCGAAGGTGCTGCAGGCACTTGAGGACGAGATGAAGACGGATCGTGCTCCATCGAAGATTCTGCCGTTCAATGATTTCGGCCTTGTGATCATGACGCGTAAGCGTGTGAAGCAGAGCCTGGAGCGCACGCTGTGCATTCCTGATCCGATCACTGAAGGTACGGGCATGATCAAGTCGCCCATCACGGTTGCGAATGAAATCTATGTGGAGATGCGGAAGATGCATCGTCACCTGGAGAAGCAGGATGTTCTGCTGCGTGTGCATCCGGAAGTGGTGAAGACTCTGAAGCTGAATAATGCGAAGCGACTTGTGGAACTGGAAGAGATGACTCGGAAGACGATTCTGTTGAAGAGCGATCCTTCCCTTAGCCCTGAGGCGTTTGATATCCACTAA
- a CDS encoding ArsR/SmtB family transcription factor produces MNRLDTTFAALSDPTRRAMVERLARGPDSVHGLTERFDVSQQMISKHIAVLVRARIVVKTKRGRESVCSLRPEAIKTVSDWASNYRRLWEERLDRLDAVVTQLKNEEIRNGKQHGK; encoded by the coding sequence GTGAATCGATTGGACACTACGTTTGCGGCTTTGTCTGATCCGACTCGGCGAGCTATGGTTGAGCGGCTTGCGCGGGGGCCGGACTCGGTGCATGGGTTGACCGAGCGATTTGATGTGTCGCAGCAGATGATTTCGAAGCACATTGCCGTTCTGGTGCGCGCACGGATTGTTGTGAAGACGAAGCGTGGGCGTGAGAGTGTGTGCTCGCTTCGGCCCGAGGCGATTAAGACAGTGAGTGACTGGGCTTCTAACTATCGCCGACTTTGGGAAGAGCGTTTGGACAGGCTGGATGCGGTTGTAACTCAACTGAAGAATGAGGAGATCAGAAATGGGAAACAGCATGGCAAATGA
- a CDS encoding UvrB/UvrC motif-containing protein, producing the protein MAVEPIFEHEIAFDPAQAADALRQLPAGPAVVGLFGHSATDRPHLMKSANVRRRLQRLLEPAEGQTKRLNLRDRIARIAWREAGSEFESLLLLYRAMHLAFGADEARKRMRLLPPFTIRFAAENAYPRIYVTNHLRRRSLTTTFGPFASRTAAERYCEAVEELFLIRRCYMELHPSVDDPGCIYGEMKKCMAPCQMRCSDEEYSAECSAVLSFLQTRGGSRIAALEAERDEASAAMEFEQAAAVHGRIAKVKAAAAFADELVQPLSELKAVLVMPCPSRAEDDAPHVAVWSFADGCFRGPERVSLLGVRLAKEQAEVGSSLFAQPMMLAATPLEGGAASGGSSSGSAEERMLAAVARLLDSAAGARDMVELGDQLSLLKRWYYRPEKQRVGAIFFMARGEWPVRRMVRAAAKLVAPVEAAPKVDVKPE; encoded by the coding sequence GTGGCAGTCGAACCCATCTTCGAGCATGAGATTGCGTTTGATCCGGCGCAGGCGGCGGATGCGTTGAGGCAGTTGCCTGCGGGGCCTGCGGTGGTGGGGCTGTTTGGGCATAGCGCTACGGATCGTCCGCATTTGATGAAGAGTGCGAATGTGCGTCGGCGGTTGCAGCGTTTGCTGGAGCCTGCGGAGGGGCAGACGAAGCGGCTGAATCTGCGCGATCGGATTGCTCGGATTGCGTGGCGTGAGGCGGGCAGCGAGTTTGAGTCGTTGCTGTTGCTGTATCGCGCGATGCATCTAGCGTTTGGTGCGGATGAGGCGCGGAAGCGGATGCGGTTGTTGCCTCCGTTCACGATTCGGTTTGCAGCGGAGAATGCGTATCCGCGGATTTATGTGACGAACCATTTGCGTCGGCGTTCGTTAACAACGACATTTGGTCCGTTTGCTTCTCGCACTGCTGCGGAGCGTTATTGCGAGGCGGTTGAGGAGTTGTTTCTGATTCGTCGTTGCTACATGGAGCTGCATCCTTCGGTGGATGATCCGGGTTGCATTTATGGCGAGATGAAGAAGTGCATGGCGCCGTGCCAGATGCGATGCAGCGATGAGGAGTACAGCGCGGAATGCTCGGCTGTGTTGAGCTTTTTACAGACGCGTGGTGGCTCTCGCATTGCGGCTCTGGAGGCGGAGCGCGATGAAGCTTCTGCTGCTATGGAGTTTGAGCAAGCCGCGGCGGTGCATGGACGCATTGCGAAGGTGAAGGCTGCGGCTGCGTTTGCGGATGAGTTGGTGCAGCCGTTGAGTGAGTTGAAGGCGGTGTTGGTGATGCCTTGTCCTTCGCGCGCAGAGGATGATGCTCCGCATGTGGCGGTGTGGAGTTTTGCGGATGGATGTTTCCGCGGACCGGAGCGTGTGTCGTTGCTGGGTGTGCGGTTGGCGAAGGAGCAGGCGGAGGTTGGGTCCAGCTTGTTTGCGCAGCCGATGATGCTTGCGGCTACTCCGCTTGAGGGTGGTGCTGCTTCTGGTGGTTCGTCTTCGGGTTCTGCGGAGGAGCGGATGCTTGCTGCTGTCGCGCGATTGTTGGATAGTGCTGCTGGTGCGCGGGACATGGTGGAGCTTGGGGATCAGTTGTCGCTGTTGAAGCGTTGGTATTACCGGCCGGAGAAGCAGCGTGTGGGAGCGATCTTCTTTATGGCTCGTGGGGAGTGGCCCGTGCGACGGATGGTGCGGGCTGCGGCTAAGTTGGTTGCTCCGGTTGAGGCTGCTCCGAAAGTCGATGTAAAGCCCGAATAG
- the arr gene encoding NAD(+)--rifampin ADP-ribosyltransferase yields the protein MSEVDSRFRRQYFHGTRADLQHGDLITVGYASNFGEGKVLSWVYCTGTLDAAIWGAELSVGGGAERIYVVEPTGDIVDDPNLTDKKFPGNPTLSYRSREPLRVVAEVTKWQGHSQEQIQKMKGGLERLKTERAEIID from the coding sequence ATGTCGGAAGTGGATAGCAGGTTTCGTCGGCAATACTTTCATGGCACCCGTGCTGATCTTCAGCATGGCGATCTGATCACTGTTGGCTACGCGTCGAACTTCGGAGAAGGGAAAGTACTGTCGTGGGTGTATTGCACGGGAACGCTGGATGCTGCGATATGGGGTGCGGAATTATCTGTTGGGGGTGGGGCGGAGAGGATCTACGTGGTAGAGCCGACCGGGGATATTGTGGATGATCCGAATTTGACGGATAAGAAGTTTCCCGGGAACCCGACTTTGTCTTATCGATCGCGTGAGCCGCTTCGCGTTGTGGCGGAAGTTACGAAGTGGCAGGGACATTCACAAGAGCAGATTCAGAAGATGAAGGGTGGTCTTGAGCGTCTCAAGACGGAACGCGCTGAGATTATCGACTGA